In Sulfitobacter sp. LCG007, the sequence CGAAGATTCGCAGCACGGTGACAAAATGCATGTTCATGACCTGCATGTCGCGCATCCTGTTCGAATGTTCGCAACAGCTCAACACCGAGCGGCGCAAACTCGGCGAGATCGATCTCGAGGTAGAACGCAAGACGATCACCAGTCTGGCGGAATACTATCGCAGCCAGTCGTCCTCCGAGCAGCACCGTCTCGATGACGAGATCCGGCGCATTTTCGAATCCTGCAAGATCATGAACCGGCACATGCTGGGTCTTTCGACGTCCCGTGTCATGTGCAAGATCGAAAGCGCCCGCCTGTCGCACGGCCGCGAAGCCCTGACCGACACGATCGCGGAACTCAACAGCTTCCAGGAACGCATACGCTCGAAGCTGGGAACGATCGAGAACCTCAGCGACGATATCCGAACCTTGCTGGTCTGACCGGGCGTCCCCGCAGGCGCATTGCGCGCCGAATGGTGCCTCCAAAAGAAAACGGCACCTTCAACCTCCCGGCCCCCGCCCGCCCCGACGATGCCGGGGCGGGCACCGCACCATTGTGTAGTACGGGGGTGTGCAGGCAAAGGCTGCCAAACAACTTACAGCGACCAGCGACCAGCGACCAGCGACCAGCGACCAGCGAAAACGCGTCGGCTCTGCCGAACCGATGCGCAAGCCAGTGGTAACACCCGCGTCGGCTGCTATAAACGTCTGCGCAGCTTGTTGGCGGGATACCGTATTCGTCCATGGAAGGCTTTCTCTACCAGGCATCGGTCTATCTTGCCGCCGCGGTGATCGCGGTGCCCCTCGCCGCGCGTCTCGGTCTCGGGTCGGTGCTGGGATATCTCGCCGCCGGCATCATGGTGGGGCCGGTGCTCGGCCTGGTGGGCAGCGAAACCCAGGACCTTCAGCACTTCGCCGAGTTCGGCGTCGTGATGATGCTGTTTCTGATCGGACTGGAACTCGAACCGCGCGCGCTCTGGGACATGCGCCACAAGCTGATCGGGCTCGGCGGGCTTCAGATCGCTCTGTGCACCCTCGCGATCACCGGCATCGGACTTGCGTATCACCAGCCGTTCGGAGTGGCGCTGGCCGTCGGCCTGACGCTTTCGCTGAGTTCAACCGCCATCGTGCTCCAGACACTGTCCGAGAAGGGACTGATGCAGACCGGCGGGGGGCGCTCTGTCTTCTCCGTCCTGCTGACGCAGGATATCGCGGTGATCCCGATCCTCGCCTTCCTGCCGCTGCTTGCGGTCGGGATACCCGTACGCATAACCGATGACGGATCGATCGCGCTCGGGGCCGAGGATGCCCACCACACGGATGGCCATGCGTTGTCGCTTGTTGACGGTCTGCCCGGCTGGGGCGTCACGCTCGTCACCATCGGAGCCGTCGCAGCGGTGATCCTTGCCGGGGTTTTCCTGACCCGGCCGGTCTTCCGCTTCATCCATGCGTCCCGGCTGCGCGAGATGTATACTGCGCTCGCGCTTCTGATCGTCGTGGGCATTTCCTTCCTGATGACCCTCGTCGGACTTTCGCCGGCCCTCGGCGCCTTCATCGCCGGCGTGGTGCTGGCAAGCAGCGAATTCCGCCACGAACTCGAAACCGACCTCGAACCCTTCAAGGGCCTGCTGCTCGGCCTCTTCTTCATCACCGTCGGCGCCGGGATCAATTTCGGCCTGCTGTTCTCGAACATGCCGGCGATCGTGTCGATGGCCATCCTGCTTGCCATCGTGAAAGGGCTCATCCTCTGGGGGCTCGGCTACATGTTCCGCCTGCGCGGCAAGGATCTGTGGCTTTTCGCACTCGGTCTCGCACAGGCCGGCGAGTTCGGATTCGTGCTCACCGCCTTTTCGGAACAGCAGGGGGTGATGCCAAGCAGCGTCGCGGCGACGTTGCTTCTGGTGATCGCGCTTTCGATGCTGATCACCCCGCTGCTGTTCATCCTCTACGACCTGATCTCGCGCCGCTCCGAGGCCGCGGTCGAACGTCCCGACGACGACGAGATCGACGAGGAGGGACCGGTCATCATCGCGGGAATCGGCCGCTTCGGGCAGATCGTGAACCGGCTTGTCCAGGCCAACGGCTTCCATACCGTGGTGCTGGACAACGATATGGAAACCATCGCCGTCATGCGCCGCTTCGGCTTCAAGGGGTTCCTCGGAGACCCCACCCGACCGGACATCCTGCGTGCAGCCGGCATCGCGACGGCACGGGTTCTGGTGGTCGCGCTTGACGACAGGGATGCCTCGACCCGCCTCGTGGCCTACGCGCGCAAGATCCGGCCGGACCTGCACATCGTCGCCCGGGCCTATGACCGCACGCATGTCTACCGCCTGTATCAGGCCGGCGCGAACGACATCGTGCGGGAACTCTTCGACAGCTCGCTGCGGGCCGGACGCTACGCGCTGGAAAACCTCGGGCTCAGCGAATACGAGGCGCATGAAGCCGAACGGATCTTCTACGAACACGACCGTCTGACGGTGCGCGAACTGGCCGAACTGTGGGATCCAGCCATCCCCACATCGCAGAACGCGGCATATGTTGCGCGCTCGCGCCAGCTCCAGAAGGATCTGGAGACCGCGATCCTCAGCCAGAAATCGGAGAAGAAGCGCGCGTCGTGACCTGCAACCGGCTGGGCTGCCGCCTCACCCTTCCGACACGCCCGCCTCGCCGAAGCTCGCCATTCCGCTGTGGCAGGCGATCGCGCCCTTCAACACGCCGATGGCAAGCGCGGCGCCCGATCCCTCGCCCAGGCGCAGACCCAGATCGAGCAGCGGCGCTTTGCCGAGCAGCTCCAGCAATCTGACATGCGCCTGCTCGGCGCTGCGGTGCCCCGCCACGCAATGATCGAGAGCGCCCGGGCGCGCCCGTTCGAGACAGGCGGCGGCGGCGCAGCAGATGAATCCGTCGAGGAGTACCGGGATGCGAAGCACGCGGGCGCGCAGGATGGCACCCGCCATGGCCGCGATTTCGCGCCCGCCCAGACGTCCGAGCATGTCGACGCCGTCTCCATCAGCGGCGTGAAGGGCAACGCCCTCTTCCACGACCGCAGCCTTGCGCGCCAGACCCGCCGCGTCGACCCCGGTGCCTCGCCCGACCCAGTCCGCCGCCGCGCCGCCGAACAGCGCACAGGCAAGCGCCGCAGCCGGGGTCGTGTTGCCGATCCCCATCTCCCCGGTCACAAGCAAATCCGCATCCGCATCGACCGCAGCCCAGCCCGTCTGCAGGGCGGCGACCAGTTCGCCCTCCGACATTGCGGGGCCGTGGGTGAAATCGCCTGTCGGTTCCTCAAGCGAAAGCGCGATGACGTCGAGCCGCGCCCCGAATGTATCGGCAAGCTGATTGATCGCCGCGCCGCCGGCCTTGAAATTCGCCACCATCTGCGCGGTCACCGCTGCCGGAAATGCCGAGACACCCCGCGCGGCCACACCATGATTGCCCGCAAATACAATGACCTGAGGTGCTTGCAGCTGTGGACGCTCGGCCCCGCGCCATCCCGCATACCAGATCGCGATTTCCTCGAGCCGACCCAGCGACGCGGGTGGCTTGGTGAGTTGCGCGTTGCGCGCGCTGGCCGCAGCGGTCGCGTCCGCATCCTGTTCCGGCAGGTCCTCAAGGATCTGCCGGAAGCCGGCAAGGTCGGAAAAATCGGAAAACATGCGCCATGCCCTCGTTGCAAGATCGTTGCGCCCTGATTAACCAGTGACGCGATGACGGCAAGCCGCGAAAGGGTCGGAACGGACGTGCTTTACGACACCTGCCAGGCCCGGATGACGGAAATGCGTGTTGCCGCGGCCCTTCTGACGCGACTGCCCCTGCGGCCCCTGCCCGCGGCTGCCTATGAGAACAGCGCCAGGGCGGCATGGGCCTATCCCTTGGCCGGTCTGGCGGTTTCGCTCCTGGCCGGGCTGGCGGCATCCCTGCTGCTCTTCTGGGGCTGCGGGCCGGCCATTTCCGCAGGCTTCTACCTGATGGTGGTGGCCCTGCTCACAGGCGCCCTGCACGAGGACGGGCTTGCAGATTGCGCGGACGGCTTCTGGGGCGGAGCAACTCCGGCGCGGCGGCTCGAGATCATGAAGGACAGCCACATCGGCAGCTATGGCACGCTTGCGCTGATCCTCGTCATCGGTCTGCGGTGGAGCGCCTGCGCGGCCTTGCTGCCTCTGGGGATCGCCCCGCTGCTGTCCGCGTCCGTCCTGTCGCGCGCGATGATGCCGCTGCTGATGCGCTGGCTCGCCAATGCAAGGCCCTCCGGCCTGTCGCAAAGGACCGGGCGCCCGAGAATGTCGGTGGCGATCGCCGGTGTCGCCATCGGCGTCGCGGTTTCGGTGGTCCTGACCGGCACGGCCGGTGTTGCAGCGGCGCTCGCCGCGCTGGCCATTACCCTCGCCATCGCCCGACTGGCGGTGGCAAAGATCAGGGGACAGACCGGCGACGTGCTCGGCGCCTGCCAGCAACTCGCCGAAGTCGGCGCTCTGATCTGCTTCGTGGCGCTGACCTGAGCCGTCGCCAAAAAGAAAATCGCGCCCCGTGGGGCGCGGCTTTCCGTCACGGTGCAGGCGCGTTCAGGCTGCGACGCGGCTTTCAAGAACATCGCCGACCTGCTTGGCCGCTGCGAGTTCATCGCCGCCGCTGACGGCAGCGACTTCGCGGGTCAGCCGCTCGAGCGCTGCTTCGTAAAGCTGGCGTTCGGAATAGCTCTGCTCGCGCTGATCGTCGGTGCGATGAAGGTCGCGCACCACCTCGGCGATCGCGATGAGGTCGCCCGAGTTGATCTTCTGTTCGTATTCCTGTGCCCGGCGCGACCACATGGCGCGCTTGACCTTGGCCTTGCCCTTCAGCGTCTTCATGGCATGGGTGATCACATCGGGCGAGCTGAGCGCGCGCATGCCGATCTCCATCGCCTTGTGGGTCGGTACCCGGAGCGTCATCTTGTCCTTCTCGAATGAGATGACGAAAAGCTCGAGGGAAATGCCCGCCACTTCCTGCTGTTCGATCGAGATGATCTGTCCGACGCCGTGGGCCGGATACACCACAAATTCGTTCGGGCGGAAATCGTGAGTCTTCGATTTTGTCATTCAGCGTTCCTTGCGTTGGACGCTCCCGATTCGTTTCGAGACAGTCAAATCCGCCGTGGACCACTGCAATGGCGCTGCGGTTCCGCGTTCGGAGATGTCGAAATGAACAGGCCAATCAACATGATAAGATTGGCTGGAGGGCATCCGTACTGTTATATGTAGTTTGTATATAACACAAAATAGGGCGCGTCGGAAGAACCGCTAGCGCCAATG encodes:
- a CDS encoding cation:proton antiporter, with protein sequence MEGFLYQASVYLAAAVIAVPLAARLGLGSVLGYLAAGIMVGPVLGLVGSETQDLQHFAEFGVVMMLFLIGLELEPRALWDMRHKLIGLGGLQIALCTLAITGIGLAYHQPFGVALAVGLTLSLSSTAIVLQTLSEKGLMQTGGGRSVFSVLLTQDIAVIPILAFLPLLAVGIPVRITDDGSIALGAEDAHHTDGHALSLVDGLPGWGVTLVTIGAVAAVILAGVFLTRPVFRFIHASRLREMYTALALLIVVGISFLMTLVGLSPALGAFIAGVVLASSEFRHELETDLEPFKGLLLGLFFITVGAGINFGLLFSNMPAIVSMAILLAIVKGLILWGLGYMFRLRGKDLWLFALGLAQAGEFGFVLTAFSEQQGVMPSSVAATLLLVIALSMLITPLLFILYDLISRRSEAAVERPDDDEIDEEGPVIIAGIGRFGQIVNRLVQANGFHTVVLDNDMETIAVMRRFGFKGFLGDPTRPDILRAAGIATARVLVVALDDRDASTRLVAYARKIRPDLHIVARAYDRTHVYRLYQAGANDIVRELFDSSLRAGRYALENLGLSEYEAHEAERIFYEHDRLTVRELAELWDPAIPTSQNAAYVARSRQLQKDLETAILSQKSEKKRAS
- the cobT gene encoding nicotinate-nucleotide--dimethylbenzimidazole phosphoribosyltransferase is translated as MFSDFSDLAGFRQILEDLPEQDADATAAASARNAQLTKPPASLGRLEEIAIWYAGWRGAERPQLQAPQVIVFAGNHGVAARGVSAFPAAVTAQMVANFKAGGAAINQLADTFGARLDVIALSLEEPTGDFTHGPAMSEGELVAALQTGWAAVDADADLLVTGEMGIGNTTPAAALACALFGGAAADWVGRGTGVDAAGLARKAAVVEEGVALHAADGDGVDMLGRLGGREIAAMAGAILRARVLRIPVLLDGFICCAAAACLERARPGALDHCVAGHRSAEQAHVRLLELLGKAPLLDLGLRLGEGSGAALAIGVLKGAIACHSGMASFGEAGVSEG
- a CDS encoding adenosylcobinamide-GDP ribazoletransferase — protein: MTASRERVGTDVLYDTCQARMTEMRVAAALLTRLPLRPLPAAAYENSARAAWAYPLAGLAVSLLAGLAASLLLFWGCGPAISAGFYLMVVALLTGALHEDGLADCADGFWGGATPARRLEIMKDSHIGSYGTLALILVIGLRWSACAALLPLGIAPLLSASVLSRAMMPLLMRWLANARPSGLSQRTGRPRMSVAIAGVAIGVAVSVVLTGTAGVAAALAALAITLAIARLAVAKIRGQTGDVLGACQQLAEVGALICFVALT
- a CDS encoding CarD family transcriptional regulator, whose amino-acid sequence is MTKSKTHDFRPNEFVVYPAHGVGQIISIEQQEVAGISLELFVISFEKDKMTLRVPTHKAMEIGMRALSSPDVITHAMKTLKGKAKVKRAMWSRRAQEYEQKINSGDLIAIAEVVRDLHRTDDQREQSYSERQLYEAALERLTREVAAVSGGDELAAAKQVGDVLESRVAA